In Mugil cephalus isolate CIBA_MC_2020 chromosome 7, CIBA_Mcephalus_1.1, whole genome shotgun sequence, the sequence ataaaaaagtagtgtaAGAGTGAGGTAATAAGTTACAAGAAATATTCTGAAAATGTAGGCAGCCTTTGCATGCAACGTTGCACAACATACAAGGCACTGATTTAATATGTCATTTAACCAATAAAGTTACTCTGTGAAGTTTGTAGTGTTGATTACATAGAAGGCCTATTATAACTCTGTAAATGCTACAATGTTGCACCACAGTTTGAGGGTACATGGTACAATATTAACActgattgttattattatacagtTCTTGTTATCATTCTGTCCCTGACCTCaatatttgtttcattgtgtcacagatcatcagggGGGATCTGTGTGGAGTAATCATCCAGTTTTCACTGGATACTCGGGTGAAGGCGTGAGAGTGTCCATCAGCTTGCAACAATGGATTTCCAGCATCGAGCTGGAGGTAAGACGGGGAGCGGTGGGGTGGCGTCTGCCTCTGAGAGTAACCGCGACAGACGAGAGCGGTTACGTCAGCTGGCCCTGGAGACCATTGACATCAACAAAGACCCCTACTTTATGAAGAATCACTTGGGATCATATGAGTGTAAACTTTGTCTGACTCTTCATAACAATGAGGTGAGGAGGCACAGAAGTGGgtgttattttttcttgtttgggTGTCttgtttgaaaagaaacattacAGACTGCATCTCTTCTGCATTACAGGGAAGCTACTTGGCTCACACACAAGGAAAGAAACATCAGACGAACCTGTAAGTCCAAACCGTGTTTCTACTCCAACATGTCACGTGTGGCAGTGCAGGGTTGTTGCTTTGCCCGTtaagttctggttcagttcaCATGGTGTTTTACCATAACATTTACAGCAGTCTGTTTTATGTCATGTAATATCACTTGTCAAAACactttttgtgaaattttgaatgaaaagtgaaacatgTAAGATGCATCTAGAACAAAAGTTTTTGTATTTAAGTTAGATAGTCTCAACTGCTCCCACTGCACATGTTTGTGAATTCTGGCTAACTTTGTTTGCTCTGCTTCAGGATGCAGCCATCAACACGAGTTTATTAACtctgttaaaatatttctatttttttttgtcttttcagagcAAGGAGAGCAGCTAAAGAAGCAAAAGAAGCTCCTGCTCAACCAGCACCAGCGAAGGTTAAAGTTGAGGTCAAGAAGTTTGTAAAAATTGGTCGACCAGGATACAAAGGTGGGtcagatgtgtgtttatttagtttatattgaTAGTAGTTTCACTGCggatgtttaattttaattgatgTTCTTCTCTTTTTAGTAACCAAACAGAGGGATCCAGAGACCGGGCAGCAGTCTTTACTTTTCCAGGTGAGTGTGTTCAGTGACAAACCTGTAGAGAAATCAGTTAAACTTTGTAATGAAAGAATGGAGACTCATTATTAAAAGTTGTTCTGCTAAGCTAGTACCACCAGTTGTAATCTTGTAGGGACTCGATCTGCTGCCTAATACACCTCTGCACATAAAATCCCATACTGTATGTTTGATTATGgactttttttctattttctttttttttcatggaggaGCTTTGTTGTGATTTACATGCTACAGAATCTCAAACCAAAACTACacaccacatttatttttggtcacTGTCATGTGACTTTATTTGCAGCAGAGTTAGTGTTGTTTGTCAAATGAAGAAAGCATCTGTGTACGGACACTGGGTCACAAGATACAACAGATTCACCTCTGCTCCAATCTATTCTTTTACTGCCGCCACAGTGATTAAAAGTAATATCTAGTGACTTCCATCTGACTTTAAAGAAAGCAGTCATCGTAAACTACCTGCTCTCATCTTTCTGTCCATCAGATTGACTATCCAGAGGTCGCTGAAGGAATCGGACCCAGGCATCGTTTCATGTCTGCTTACGAGCAGCGCATCGAGCCTCCAGATCGTCGCTGGCAGTATCTGTTGTTGGCTGCTGAACCATACGAGACTATTGCTTTCAAGGTAAGCTAGACCTGCACCTGTTGTGTTCTTAAAATGGTTTTGTCTTGGTGTAATGTAACACTGATATGTTTGCCTTTCTAGGTCCCCAGTAGAGAAATTGATAAAGCAGAAAACCGCTTCTGGACCCACTGGAACAGAGAAACTAAACAGGTagagacatttttgtttaacaCAAAGACAACGGCCCGTGATACACCTTTACGTTTTAATcgttttttaatctttcttttatGGTTTTCCTCCCAGTTCTTCCTGCAGTTCCACTTCAAAATGGAGAAAGCTGTTTCCCAGTCCACTGGTCCACCACCTCCTGCCAATGTGAAACGCCCCCCTCCGCTTATGAGTGGAGTTGGACCTCGTCCACCAAATGACTCtctgccccctcctccaccaggaGGCATGCCTGTTCCTCCCCTCCCACCTGGTGCCCCAGGTACTCACCAAATGCCCCACCAGATGCCGATGCCCCCTATGCCAATGAGGCCGCCCCCTCCAGATGTTCTTGCAATGTCTAATAATTGATCCCCTACCAGTGATTTATGATGGCTTTCTTTCACTGTGTACAGTCACGCTGTCCTGCCTATCTTGAGTTTTTATCTTTAGATAACGCAGctttattatttcaacaaaagTTTGAAATCCACATTAATTTGATTTTTACAtagttgttttctttatgtaaATGTGTAGGACCGTCTGTGTGCAGCAGTATAAAGAtgatcacttttttttatactagCTCAACTTTTAAGGTGTGGTTTTGTAATAAAAAGATGTGGAGACATAAAATATTTGAGTCTGTGCTTCTATAGAGACATCACACACTAAGATAGATCGACAGTTCCTAAACTATTTAAGGTGGAGGTTCTTGATCAGGAtaaaaagttgacttgactGAGAGACTGAACATTTAATTGAGCTAGACGACCCGAAATGGACAAATTATTGACAAATAGGTCTTGATTATAAATTGGTTTTTAGGTCAATGTCTCCCAGTTTCATGCTGCTGACATTTAAACTTGGTTGGGCACAGTTTATTAGACGTCTCCCTTTCAAGACCAGGACACTCATGGACCGGATCACATGGGCATTTCAAATAAAGCAGTTGTCCTCACAGGTAATCACACAAAAGCATCACATCTGTCCAACACAAGTGTGTAACACAAGGCTGCTGATTGTGTTCTCTTTAAGCGCaggcacattttctttttctgaaacacAAATTACCACTCTGGCAAAGCTAGATTAGAAAATATTCTGCCACAGAAGGAATATTCCACTCATCctttttgagtgtttttcttttctttcttttgctttgatttcttatttttcttggGGACCGTctcttcttcaccttcatcatcatcctcttcatcttctaTTTCAGGTTCCTTCTTTTTAactctccctttcttctctttgaTTTCTTCATCCCAGGCTTTCTTGGCTCTTCTCCCCTTTAATTTACTGTCTCGTTGCTTGAGGAGTTTTTTGTCTGGCAGTGGCTTGTTTCTGAGACCTCTTGTCGCTCGTGCTTTTACTCCCCTCCTTGATTTTCCTCTCCCGACCTGTTCGTCATCGtcgtcctcttcttcatcttcgtcGTCAAGATCTGGCAGCCACCAGAACATAACCTCCCACAGAGACGTCTCCGGCTACGGTTGGACGATTGAAATGAGTTGATtggaatataaataatatttgttcGGATCAAACCAAAACATATTTACCTCTGGTGGTTGACCTCTGTGTCGTAGTGTCCCTGACCGTCTCACCATCAGTCCagcttcttcctcatcttcctctgctgccctctgaCCCCGTAAGgtttctggttttaattcaATAGGTACCATTCAGTCACGGCAggtgtttacatttttgtacCTGGGATCTAACGTTTGTTTGCTAGTTTACTTGCCGTGGAGCCTCTGGAAGCCTGAGGTGAGCACCAGGATGGTAATGGCCACAAAGAGACAGCGGTTCAAGGTGACGTTCTCCCATGGTTGGATTTCAGCCAGGTTCTGGATGGACAAGGATTTGTGCAAGGATGCTGAGGAAAAGACGAGAAATCAAGGAGATGTTTGACAATACCCGGTAACATACtgaaatattgtgtgtgtgaaatgactCACTTAATTTGGGGGTGCTGCTTTGTCTGGGTACCGTCTTGGGTTCTGCTCTTGGTGGCTGTGGAGCTGGAGCCATATCCTGCTGAGGAACAACTTGTTTCTTAACGGAAAAAGATTCATGAGTGCAgcagaattttatttatctttttgttttcctactAACCTCTCTGATTTTCCTAGTGGCATACATTTCTGGAACAGACAGATCTGGATTTAGTGAAGGATGATCTCATAACCATAAACAAAGAGCAACACCTTGAACAAACATGTCCTTGAATTCATTACTCTGTTCTACATAAATTCTTGTTGGGTGAGcgtaggttttattttattattgaaataCAAATACTGTAGAGTGTAATAACATACcgtgcatatatatgtatgtatatatatatttacaagaCAACAGTTTTACCAGCGACTGCACCTTTGTGCAGCTTTGAGCTCCAAATTAAAAAGTCAACCTTAGGATGGCGCTTGATGAAAGGTCAGTGGACAATGAGAGTTACTGCAGTTCATCCTGAGGGCAATGTGAGCCTGGGCACTCAATTTGAAATCAGTTTACCATCTAACAGTATTAAGAGAGACATTAAACTGGAAGTCATAAATGCCAGCTTTATGATGGTATTAGATGAAATCTGAGATCACCAGAGTCTTTAAGGTTTATCCTCTGAGAACAAAGACAAATCTATATTTTCAGTCTAAACTGGGAGcaaatgtaaattatatttcACAGTGATCCTTTTCTGtctaagggttttttttttggtgttaaTGAGGTTACGCTCTACTCTGTTGTGAAACGATTCCTTCAGCATAGTGAAGGTCCATTATCACTGTTGCCTATAACCAGGGGTCATGTTTCAGTGGCTCCCTGAGCTGCCGTGTCAGAGTATTTATATGTTAGGCACAATACACTGGACGAAGGCACCTACGTGTAGGCAgatttcgtgtgtgtgtgtgtttttttatgccaCCTGGTCTGTGGATCGGTCGAACAGGCTTCTGTGGAGGAGGATCTGCTCTTGATGGCCCCAACTCCTCCTCAAATGTCTCATAGCTTTCTTCCATTTGTtccctgagagagagagaaggatggaaactttgtttgtttttaaatgaatctccAGATTTAGATCCGTGTGTCCCACCTAAGTCTGTGGATTGTTTCTATTCTTTAAagcatgtttgttttacttgcCAGCTGTTggaatggaaaagaaaatggtgaTTCACTGGATTTTAATTTCACTACAGTTGTTCTTATCAGCATTCTTCCCTCTGTGTCATAGTTAAAAAGTTTTTCCAATGTCTCATCAGAATTCGGTTTTGCCAGACAAAACGATTCAAGTAAAAGGTCAGCTTCTCCATTTTCTGAATGAAACTGAAGCAGTTTCCTGACCTTCACATTTACAGAGGAATGCTGCCAGGCCCTTATGTCttacatgacatttctaaaCGGACATTGAGCTAATGTCTTTGCAGCCCTAAAAATAGATAAAGCAATGCCACCGGAGAGACAGATGGATACACACCGCCTCTGTCTACACGAAAAGAAAAGGCCTGATGTTTCTGTTATGTCTTTGACTAACCCTCTCCTTTGATGAAGCCAAACCTCGGGCCCTGATTGAAATTAGGACCTACCTGCCTCGACATTGGCGGTCCCTTGGGCGGATTCTCGGGACCTTTGTCACAGAGCCGTTGTTCCTCCgcagagaaagcagcagagtCACGCTCTGAACTGTCTGACAGCCAAGCACAGGTGGTacagaatgaaaaaacaaaaagccattgAGTGTCAGCGAGAGGCGTTGACCGAGGCAGGGTTGACATTAACCACGTGTGATACAGCTGTCAGATCGCACAGCGAGGGGAAAGGGGAAAAGACAGTTATGGTAAACTGAGAGCCACATTGGAAAAATGCTAATTAAGGTATCAAAGGAGTTAATAAGCTTTTACTTAGATATTCAACAAATATTGCAATACCtctaaaacaattattttattctcacatttttttttaaaccaaactaaCAGATGAGAAGagaacatttagttttaattttttttctaggtGTCATGTGGATAATTTACCAGCAGAGAGCGCTACTACATTTGGGAGACGGAGCCCTTCTCCACAGATGAAGTCTCTAGTCTGTCAGACAGACTGTCACATATAACAGAGGGGCTGACACGTTTGTTTTCATGAGCTGCCCAACAGCTGCTACATCAAGCACTTTAAATGCATGTGATCATTTCGGCGATAATGTTTCTGTGGACGATTCCCTGCATCTTTCCCATTTTTCTATTGTTCGCTGAGTGGCACTGTAGTGGCTATTATCGGGCATGGGTACTGTGCAACCCCGAGGCACACTCACCTCCTCATATGACATGGAGGCCACTAACAAGAAGCTACgaaaacagatgtaaaaatGACTGGGTTATATCAGGGTTAGGTGGTTGCAGGCCACCTTTatgtgggaggagagaggaagtgtTGATAAACAGACTTGTGGCGATGTTGGTGACTCATTTCTCTGCTGGTACTCTGCCCAGTTCCAGCTGAATCACACATCACTCATCAGAATTGGACATTCGCTTTTTAacctttggatttttttcctgGCAGACTGGCCGGGAGAGGGCGAGGGCGAGGACGAGGGCGAGGACGTAGCCCCAGACCTGTACCTTGGCATAGTGGACAAAAACGGACACAACCGATCTACGTCTGCGGTGGTGAGTTTGACTTTGCATCCCGTGCAAGGTCAAAACCTTTGATACGATTTAGTAAACATTAGCTTGCTAACACACTGAACTAAAATGGGAAACCTGGTAAACAATACACCTGCTAAAGATCAGAGTGTGTCCCCCTGTGGGCACGTCACAATGTGTTTATTAGCAGTATCCTCACAACACAGCAGCGCCAAAGAACCAGAGGCACAGTTGTCAACAGGCAACAGCGACAGTGACTTGGGGCCCCAGGTCAGGGGGAGGCCCCCGAGGGCTGACAAACTTTAAAGTACAACAGAGGCAATGGgcggtgaggaaaaaaaaaaaagcaaggcaGCGGTAAGTAAATTTCTAATAACACTGTCTTACTGAATGACATTAGTAATGATGGATGAGAGacatgtgaataaaataacttccaCTAGCTCCGCAGTATTTACTTTGCTCTTCAGTGGTTAGTTAACTCAGCGAGCAGAGCAGTCTGTCCGGCTCCGTTGTCTGTGACCAAGTCGAGTGTGGAAATGTTCGCCTCGGGCCTCAATAGACTCCAGAATGACCTCTGCAAAGAACAGCCTCATTCTCAGTCTTAAAACAGtcttcatttataaaataaaaattgtcaTCCAGTACAAATTACACGTTGCAACCGTCTCTGTTTTCAACACAAAAGAGGACACGTCATACACTTCCATCACATTAGCTCAAGTACAAATCAAGTACACGTTATTCTAAAAAACAAATGCCTGGTTTTGGAGGCAAACATAATCCACTGCAGACGTTAAGCCGCTTATTGTCTTCTCTTATGATGCAGCCTTGATGCAGTGTGTGATGCATACGTACTGTAGGAGCTAATACTAAACAGCACAGTGGTACTGTGTGTCCTTTTGTGTTATTCTTGAGTTCAGCTGCAGACTTAATTGACCAAATGCACACTCTCACCCCACTGATTTGTCACTGCTGATTAGTCCCAAGGATACAGATTTGCCGCTAGTTACAGAGCATCATCTGTGTGAACAGTTCTTTCAATTACCTCTGATTGAAAAGCACTCTTGGTTTGGGTAAATTAATTTTCCTGCAGATTGACAGACTTCCTCTTGATCCAAGCACCTCCGTGTACTTTATTCTCAGCACACGGTGAAAAGGTAAAAAGTCAAACAAGTTTGGGCCAAAGTCTTAAAAGAATGTTTCAAGGGCGGCACAAATCCCCTGATCACACATTGTGCCCAATAAAGTGAGCAAACATGGCTCGCGGACATCTACGTTCCACATTCAGACGCTAGAGAGATCCAAGCTGGGCGAAGCGTTCTGTCCCCCTTTGTCCTTACATAATGGGGACTGTGCTCAGAGGACAGACTAAATGTCCAGCTCCTACTGGGAGCTGCTCTGTGCCCCTCCACACTGAATAGTACAGGAAGCGTGAAGCACCACTACCTGCAGTCTGTCTAGATCCCACATTACAGGGACGTGATATAATACTGGAGTTAATTGTCTTGATTTCACTGATCACTGAGATTCATTGTGTACAGAGgatgtggacatttttaaaactaaagACCTACCTTTTTAGTCTtgcttttaaattcattttatttacctcttagtctgattatttatttaattttatttatttgaccaatttatattttttagtatcacttttaacagaattttactttttttttttaagtatttttgtctttttagtctggcttttaactaattttaacttattttacaatttttcactttttttagtatggcttttaattgaaatgtatttatttttatcctttaggTAATTactaattataattataatttatacagtcattttttttttttatctttcttgtgctTCATAGTAGTGAGGGTGGGCTAgcgtttcctcagtgtttttaaatctgcatgTGCGTGtaggtgtgtttgtttacatacGCGAGGTCTCTTGTGTCTGTTGGTTTTTTGTTCGAGCTGCATCTGTAttaaaagtgctctataaataaactttgactGATTGACTAATTGAGATGTTTAGTTCTGTGCAAAGGTTTGGGCCAGCTGTGAGGATGTTTGATCAAGCTGAGCACATGGGCTCTGAATTTATGTTGTGTAGTAAATTGGTAAATTATCATATGAGTGAGGTGCGAGAGTACAAGACATCagactaattattttttatttttttattttaaactcagaagtgtatcgaggtagtggcctcatttaccaacagacaaaccaaacagaggatacaatcacacaaaatatgtcaaaatggtgtttcaaacactaaaaaaagaaataagtaaaataataatgctctcctcttctgtccacctcatcataaatgcctcgtattctgtgttgcgGTTTAACCTCAGGTGTTTCAtcatagtttagttactttttcCTGTGTTCCTAGATCactctgaatgactgaagtatcgatattttgatttgagaaacGATTTTAGatcataaagacctggtattgtaagtatcgatatttcagtatcgatctgcccATCACTAGTGTGGTGGTTAGCGCTCACGCCTCACAGCGAGGaggttctccctgtgcctgcgtTGGTTCTCTCCTGGTACACCGacctcctcccaccatccaaagacatgctgggTGGGTGGAATGATGATTCTAAATTAGCCGTaggtctgcatgtgtgtgaatggttgtctgtctgtgtgtgactgtgtgttagtcctgcgatagactggagacttgTCCAGGATGTACCAGTGACAGGGGGCTCCAGCCCTATGTCAGTCTCAGTAGTCATTCTCATCTTACTCATATCTCTTTGACTCTTTAGAAAGTCAGTTAATTCTCAGCTTTagttcaataaaacatttatgacTCAAAGCTCCACAGCCCTGAATGTTGTGGAAAAACTGACTTAACcgtaaattgttgtttttttgtttccaagaGCTGAGAttgctttaaaagaaaactgtaatAGCAAACACTGAAACCTGAAAGACTATTATTTTGACCAAGAATCTCAAAAAGACGCTTGCTTAGTCCTGGGATGGATGTCAGATTTGAAAACCTGAGGTCTTGGAGaagaacaaagtgaaaaaagCAAGAAGCGTGATCTTACCCGGTGGCCTTGTGCAGATCAGGGACAGAACTATGTGTGGTTAGTGGATTAATGGGTGGTGGTATAGCTGGAGTTTAGGCTGCCAGGAAGACTAACAGAAGCTGAGAGGGATTTATCCTCAGTGGATCTTCCCACATTTTCTAGAAATCCAGCTATGCTTCTTAGAGCTGACCCTCTAAGGAACGCTGCCAGCACTTCTAATTTAAATTCCTCACGTGCAGAGGTTGCATGTTGAATGAtgaaaacacatacagtatgcatgCATAAAACATACTGGTTAATAAAAATGTGCGTAGCATAGATGATGATGCTGAGTTTTACGAGGTCAAATCGCTTTCTGTTTACACGCACTGATGAGTTTATGTGCTCGTTGTGTTGCTGATGCAGCAACGCAGCTCCCCATTATAATGTAGAACAACGTGTTTGTTCTGACAgtctttgctgtgtttccatatTCATGTTCATTCCTTTTGAAGACGATTAATACCTGCAGCTGTCACCCTGAGAGGAACTCAGCAGGGATGAACCAGCAGCGCTCATTTAACAGACAGGCTCATAGGACAACCTGTCCAGATATCTGCTTGTGTGTTAACCGCCCTCCTTCTCTCAGGTGCTGACAGTGTAAAACTTGCACTTCGAAAGGAGTGACTCTGGACCCACAAGGATTCAGTCATATGTCTCAGTGCACCTCGCCTCTCGCTTCGAATCTCAGACCGAGGCCTTCATGTTCTCCCGGAGCCACCGTGGGCCCCGTGTGTTTCTCAGCCGCTCTGTGTCTCTTCGGGGCAGCTCGTTCAGCTTTTGATCTTTCAGAGACCGTAACATGTAACTGCCTGGATCATGAGTCCTGCTGGgttggggaggtggggggggtggggagggagtACTCTCTTCTGTAGTCCAGACTATGCCTTGAGGCAGGTAAGTGTTCAAGTGTCCAAACAATGTGACAGCCTGCCCATCATTTCCCCATCTAGGAACAGGGAGGTGTAGCACCTATAGAGCTACATATAACGACAGGAGCTGGGATGACCCAGAGGAAAGCTGGGATGCACTATGCGGATGAGTCATCTGCCACAGAGAACAGGGTGATTTGAGAAAGTGACAAGCTGAAAGATTTTTATCATGTGCAGGGTATGTGTTTCCtcccattgattttttttttccctcacgcAAATACCTTGAAGGCTTGTTTTATCATTATGGGACGAGCACTTGGGAGATTGAGAGAGAGGATAAGAGAACATTagaggagggagaggcagagaagagagaaaagataCTAGTCAGAGATAATGGGTTTCTTAAAAGACTAAGGAAATCCACTTTTTTTGATCATGAATATTAGGGCCGGCTTCATCGTCTATTTTGATGTCACTTTGAAGCGGGGGTCTGACTCCCTTtgcctgtttttcttattttctttctctttcaaaaCATTTCCTCCCAATTTTCACCTTTTAGAAGTGGTTTAACACTCACACTGACACTTATCACAGTTTTTCTCGGGGGACGGACGGCCGAGTGATGGACCGCTTTTTCAGTCGAACACCTCAAAGTTCCTCGGCCTTATTATGTGCAGCGCCCCCTCTTCCCTCTGCTTCTCGCTGTGTCTGTAAGGTCGTTTTATTGATGGAGTAATTTGCCTTGAGATTGTACTGCAGCCTCCCGGGTGCTGTGTGTATTAATTACCATCTATTCATCTGAAGTCGTTCAGCCTCTCAGCGAGCTCCAGAGCAGCAGTTCCAGACCGGTGCTTCACAGCTTCTGTCACAGCCCTAATGCTCCGGCAGAAGCCCGTGTGCCTGTGGGAGACAAGTAATGTAAAACCTTGTGCATGGTGCAAGCACGTGATTTAATGCTACTGCCCACCGATGACCCGGCCGTGATGTTGATATTTGGGAGATATTCAACGGAAACGTGAGCTTGGACGTGCAAAGAGTTGGATCTTTCACAGCGTAATaagtaaaaattacacagaaactGTGTCCTCATACCACCACATCccgtgtgtttgttgtgcacGTGCCGGCCTGTAATCAATAACTCATCCCACATTCTAAACTAATCAGGAATTTGTGAAATTGCTAATCAGTTTCAGAGAAAGCTTTCATTTTGCACAGAGTGAGAAACGGATTGCGTATTTTTGCAAAGACGggcaaaacaattaaaaccacATACACATGAagagagggggtgaggggggttcTAATGCTGTTGTCAGTTAGactatttcacaataaaaactaattttcacCCTGTTTCCCACAAGCACCACCACCCTGCCTTCCACATGCACATGACATTAGagctttgaaatgtgtgttGAGTGTTTGAAAGACAAGCTTGGGGTTCCTCATGGATCCGCTGCCATCTTAATCTTATGTTACAGCTGAAACGAGCGCTTCCTGACAACATCCTAAAGCCTCTTCTTACTCATCCATCAGCCTTCTTCTCGGTCTAATCAAGGAGCCAGCGCAGCACTGCATTAGCTTCCTTCTGCCCGTCTCAGCCATTAGTAGCAACGTTCAGCCAAAGCTACGTGGAATATAATATTCTGAGGCTTTTTAGATAAGTCGCAGGGGTGGCAGGTGTCACAGAACATCTTGCAAAAGTAGTTGCTATTCGATGTAAATTAttcaaaatatattaattatcaCAGGACCTAATTCTTGACCAAATCCAACACAGTGCTGAAGTGTCTTCTCTTTAATATGCACACGGAAAAGTCTATTTATCTTGGAAATAGTAGCTGAGAAAATTATCTTAGCGCCAAGGTGCATTAGAAGACGATCCAGAGCTCTCACTGAAATCACATATTTCTCTGAACAGTATCAACAATTCAGTGAAAATGGGACAAAGTGCACCTGCAGATGAACACCATGCAGTGTGACTGAAAGCTCAGAAATGCTATTTATgctttattccatttatttcttctcCAAACCTGTCAGGTTGGCACTTGACCTTTTTCCTGAAAGCCTTCAAGACAGAGCCAACACCAGACTGACACATTAATGTTAGAGTCACAATATTTCAACACACTAATACAATGTACATTTAGAAAGGAACATAGACAGACTTTATATTCATAGCAATATGGATTCGCAAAATATCAAATGTCAAACCATTTCTGTATACGAGCTACGTTCTCTTCATTGTaactcacatttttaaaaacagtatGAATATATCCatcacagatatatatataaaaacaagtcCATGTAATCctgttttatctgcttttttatatatatgttttatttgtgtgtccgTTATATATTTTCCTTGTGTTACTGACACCTGACCCAAAAATGTCGTATATAAATGACATTTACTTAGTTCTCCAAAAGCCAACGCACAGAACGACACAAATGATGTTTCCTGCTGAAGAATTAAAACAGTAGTAGCTGTTTTGGAGAGAAACATGAGGTTATGCAGGAGACAGGAGGCTTAGTCTGATTTGCATTCACATCTGCCGCAGCTTCGTTTGGGATCTCAATTAAAACATGTCTTCCCATGACCTCGCTCCCTGAT encodes:
- the sf3a2 gene encoding splicing factor 3A subunit 2; this translates as MDFQHRAGGKTGSGGVASASESNRDRRERLRQLALETIDINKDPYFMKNHLGSYECKLCLTLHNNEGSYLAHTQGKKHQTNLARRAAKEAKEAPAQPAPAKVKVEVKKFVKIGRPGYKVTKQRDPETGQQSLLFQIDYPEVAEGIGPRHRFMSAYEQRIEPPDRRWQYLLLAAEPYETIAFKVPSREIDKAENRFWTHWNRETKQFFLQFHFKMEKAVSQSTGPPPPANVKRPPPLMSGVGPRPPNDSLPPPPPGGMPVPPLPPGAPGTHQMPHQMPMPPMPMRPPPPDVLAMSNN
- the LOC125010073 gene encoding junctional sarcoplasmic reticulum protein 1 isoform X1, with protein sequence MSREQMEESYETFEEELGPSRADPPPQKPVRPIHRPEMYATRKIREQDMAPAPQPPRAEPKTVPRQSSTPKLTSLHKSLSIQNLAEIQPWENVTLNRCLFVAITILVLTSGFQRLHETLRGQRAAEEDEEEAGLMVRRSGTLRHRGQPPEPETSLWEVMFWWLPDLDDEDEEEDDDDEQVGRGKSRRGVKARATRGLRNKPLPDKKLLKQRDSKLKGRRAKKAWDEEIKEKKGRVKKKEPEIEDEEDDDEGEEETVPKKNKKSKQKKEKKNTQKG
- the LOC125010073 gene encoding junctional sarcoplasmic reticulum protein 1 isoform X2, which translates into the protein MSREQMEESYETFEEELGPSRADPPPQKPVRPIHRPEMYATRKIREDMAPAPQPPRAEPKTVPRQSSTPKLTSLHKSLSIQNLAEIQPWENVTLNRCLFVAITILVLTSGFQRLHETLRGQRAAEEDEEEAGLMVRRSGTLRHRGQPPEPETSLWEVMFWWLPDLDDEDEEEDDDDEQVGRGKSRRGVKARATRGLRNKPLPDKKLLKQRDSKLKGRRAKKAWDEEIKEKKGRVKKKEPEIEDEEDDDEGEEETVPKKNKKSKQKKEKKNTQKG